A single region of the Aeromicrobium chenweiae genome encodes:
- a CDS encoding pirin family protein: protein MPAVSVTDWTVLPRVGALPTQREDRAPISVTTAPVGYEGEGFPVHRAFAGVDPARLDPFIHMDQMGEVDYAPGEPKGTPWHPHRGFETVTYMIDGVMDHQDTHGGGGSISDGDTQWMTAGSGLLHIETPPEWLVTSGGLFHGLQLWVNLPRADKWLPPHYQDIRGGDVGLASTADAGALLRVIAGEVDGVKGPGSTHTPMAMVHATLLPGAEMTVPWRTDFNALVYVMAGSGHVGGERRPIRAGQLAVLDHGETITVGADQQQDGRTPALEVVLLGGLPIREPIAWAGPFVMNTKAEVVQAFEDFRKGRLGTIPTVPHADLHGEMLQD, encoded by the coding sequence ATGCCTGCTGTGAGCGTGACCGACTGGACCGTCCTTCCCCGCGTGGGGGCGCTCCCCACGCAGCGCGAGGACCGAGCTCCGATCAGCGTGACCACAGCGCCCGTGGGGTACGAGGGCGAGGGCTTTCCGGTGCACCGCGCGTTCGCGGGCGTCGACCCGGCCAGGCTCGACCCGTTCATCCACATGGACCAGATGGGTGAGGTGGACTACGCCCCGGGGGAGCCCAAGGGGACGCCGTGGCACCCGCACCGCGGCTTCGAGACCGTGACGTACATGATCGACGGCGTCATGGACCACCAGGACACGCACGGTGGCGGCGGGTCGATCTCCGACGGCGACACGCAGTGGATGACCGCCGGGAGCGGGCTGCTGCACATCGAGACACCGCCGGAGTGGCTCGTCACGAGCGGTGGGCTGTTCCACGGGCTCCAGCTCTGGGTCAACCTCCCGCGCGCCGACAAGTGGCTGCCGCCGCACTACCAGGACATCCGCGGAGGCGACGTGGGCCTGGCCTCCACGGCGGACGCCGGCGCGCTCCTGCGGGTCATCGCCGGGGAGGTCGACGGGGTGAAGGGCCCGGGATCGACGCACACGCCGATGGCGATGGTGCACGCGACGCTCCTGCCCGGAGCGGAGATGACCGTGCCGTGGCGAACGGACTTCAACGCCCTCGTCTACGTCATGGCCGGATCCGGCCACGTGGGCGGCGAGCGGCGTCCGATCCGGGCGGGGCAGCTCGCCGTCCTCGACCACGGCGAGACCATCACGGTGGGCGCCGACCAGCAGCAGGACGGCCGGACCCCCGCGCTCGAGGTGGTGCTGCTCGGTGGGCTGCCCATCCGGGAGCCGATCGCCTGGGCCGGCCCGTTCGTCATGAACACCAAGGCGGAGGTCGTGCAGGCGTTCGAGGACTTCCGCAAGGGGCGCCTCGGCACCATCCCGACGGTCCCGCACGCGGACCTGCACGGGGAGATGCTGCAGGACTAG
- a CDS encoding glycerol-3-phosphate dehydrogenase/oxidase has translation MRPVALSPENRQAALDAMASAHLDVLVIGGGVVGGGVALDAATRGLTVGLVEARDFASGTSSRSSKLMHGGLRYLEMLDFRLVAEALKERGLSLQKLAPHLVREVGFLYPLTHRVWERFYAGSGVALYDAMSKASGYGQDVPLHRHLTRRGARRMMPALKKDALVGALHYYDGQVDDARHTMFLSRTAAAYGAHVASRTRVIDLLREGDRVVGARVKDLESGAELDIRAKQVVNASGVWTDETQSFAGERGQFHVRASKGVHLVVPRDRIRGESGLILRTEKSVLFVIPWGRHWIIGTTDTDWSLSKDHPAASRSDIDYLLDHVNRVLVEPLTHDDVEGVYAGLRPLLAGEDEATSKLSREHAVGTAVKGLVVVAGGKYTTYRIMAKDAVDAAAHGLSTQLDRHVPESVTEDVPLLGADGYQALWNQRHVLAGTSGLGVGRIEHLLHRYGSLIGELLDLVAERPDLGRPLTGADDYLRAEIVYAASHEGARHLDDALARRTRISIETFDRGTACAEEAAELMGETLGWTQTQRDNEIDHYLKRVAAERESQTMPDDETADAARMGAEDVVPVSTRTTEETTS, from the coding sequence ATGCGTCCTGTCGCCCTCTCACCCGAGAATCGCCAAGCTGCGCTCGACGCGATGGCGTCCGCGCACCTCGACGTCCTGGTCATCGGCGGCGGGGTGGTCGGCGGCGGTGTGGCCCTCGACGCCGCGACCCGCGGGCTCACGGTGGGACTGGTCGAGGCACGGGACTTCGCGTCCGGCACGTCGAGCCGCTCCAGCAAGCTGATGCACGGTGGGCTGCGGTACCTGGAGATGCTGGACTTCCGCCTCGTCGCCGAGGCGTTGAAGGAGCGCGGGCTCAGCCTGCAGAAGCTCGCGCCCCACCTCGTCCGCGAGGTCGGCTTCCTCTACCCCTTGACGCACCGGGTCTGGGAACGGTTCTACGCCGGCTCCGGGGTGGCGCTGTACGACGCGATGAGCAAGGCCTCCGGCTACGGCCAGGACGTTCCGCTGCACCGCCACCTGACGCGTCGCGGCGCCCGGCGCATGATGCCCGCGCTCAAGAAGGACGCCCTCGTGGGCGCGCTCCACTACTACGACGGCCAGGTCGACGACGCCCGCCACACGATGTTCCTGTCGCGGACCGCCGCGGCGTACGGGGCGCACGTCGCGAGCCGCACGCGTGTCATCGACCTGCTCCGCGAGGGCGACCGGGTCGTCGGCGCGCGCGTCAAGGACCTGGAGTCCGGCGCTGAGCTCGACATCCGGGCCAAGCAGGTCGTCAACGCCAGCGGCGTCTGGACCGACGAGACCCAGTCGTTCGCGGGGGAGCGCGGTCAGTTCCACGTCCGCGCCAGCAAGGGCGTGCACCTCGTGGTGCCGCGCGACCGCATCCGCGGTGAGTCCGGCCTGATCCTGCGCACCGAGAAGTCCGTGCTCTTCGTCATCCCGTGGGGCCGGCACTGGATCATCGGCACCACCGACACCGACTGGTCGCTGTCCAAGGACCACCCGGCCGCGAGCCGCAGCGACATCGACTACCTGCTCGACCACGTCAACCGGGTCCTGGTCGAGCCGCTGACCCACGACGACGTCGAGGGCGTCTACGCGGGCCTTCGCCCCCTCCTGGCCGGCGAGGACGAGGCCACCAGCAAGCTGTCGCGCGAGCACGCGGTCGGCACGGCGGTGAAGGGCCTGGTCGTGGTCGCGGGCGGCAAGTACACGACGTACCGGATCATGGCCAAGGACGCCGTCGACGCCGCCGCCCACGGCCTCTCCACCCAGCTGGACCGTCACGTGCCGGAGTCCGTCACCGAGGACGTCCCGCTGCTGGGCGCCGACGGCTACCAGGCACTGTGGAACCAACGGCACGTGCTGGCCGGCACCAGCGGGCTCGGCGTGGGCCGCATCGAGCACCTGCTGCACCGCTACGGGTCGCTCATCGGCGAGCTGCTCGACCTGGTCGCCGAGCGGCCCGACCTGGGCCGCCCGCTGACCGGAGCCGACGACTACCTGCGGGCCGAGATCGTCTACGCCGCCTCGCACGAGGGCGCCCGGCACCTGGACGACGCGCTCGCCCGCCGCACGCGCATCTCCATCGAGACGTTCGACCGGGGCACCGCGTGCGCCGAGGAGGCCGCCGAGCTGATGGGCGAGACGCTCGGATGGACCCAGACCCAGCGCGACAACGAGATCGACCACTACCTGAAACGAGTGGCAGCCGAGAGGGAGAGCCAGACCATGCCCGACGACGAGACGGCCGACGCAGCCCGCATGGGCGCGGAGGACGTCGTGCCGGTGTCCACCCGTACGACCGAGGAGACCACTTCATGA
- the orn gene encoding oligoribonuclease — protein sequence MNDKLVWIDCEMTGLSLETDALVEVAALVTDYDLNVLGDGVDLVIKPPQAALDQMNDFVTQMHTTSGLITELEQGLSLREAEEQVLTYVREFVKEPRKAPMAGNTIGTDRSFLARDMAELEGWLHYRVIDVSSIKELSRQWFPRAYFAAPAKGGEHRALVDIQESIEELRYYRRAVFTPEPGIDSDTAKAIAAEVSGSVTGRS from the coding sequence GTGAATGACAAGCTGGTGTGGATCGACTGCGAGATGACCGGACTCTCCCTGGAGACCGATGCGTTGGTCGAGGTGGCGGCGCTCGTGACCGACTACGACCTCAACGTCCTGGGCGACGGCGTCGACCTCGTGATCAAGCCCCCGCAGGCCGCGCTCGACCAGATGAACGACTTCGTCACGCAGATGCACACGACGTCCGGTCTCATCACCGAGCTCGAGCAGGGTCTGAGCCTCCGCGAGGCCGAGGAGCAGGTCCTCACGTACGTCCGCGAGTTCGTCAAGGAGCCCCGCAAGGCCCCGATGGCCGGCAACACGATCGGCACCGACCGGTCCTTCCTGGCCCGGGACATGGCCGAGCTGGAGGGCTGGCTGCACTACCGGGTCATCGACGTCTCCTCGATCAAGGAGCTCTCGCGCCAGTGGTTCCCGCGGGCGTACTTCGCCGCGCCGGCCAAGGGCGGCGAGCACCGCGCGCTCGTCGACATCCAGGAGAGCATCGAGGAGCTGCGCTACTACCGCCGCGCGGTCTTCACCCCTGAGCCGGGCATCGACTCGGACACGGCCAAGGCCATCGCGGCCGAGGTCTCGGGCTCCGTCACCGGAAGGTCCTGA
- a CDS encoding histidine phosphatase family protein, with translation MRLILIRHGQTPANVEGILESTVPGPGLTELGHEQAEELVDALSGDTIDALFVSSMVRTHLTAAPLAADRGLEPIVRPGLQEISAGDVEGNTDEASVHQYVSTLLTWCGGHLDVRMPGGETGEEVIARFDEVVAEAEELGVGSVALVSHGAIIRAWCAARTLNVDLEFVSTHYVVNTGIVVVEGSSKDGWEVTAWLGESVSEAAARGVASDHSPAVEREDA, from the coding sequence ATGCGCCTGATCCTCATCCGTCACGGCCAGACACCGGCCAACGTCGAGGGCATCCTCGAGTCCACCGTCCCTGGGCCCGGCCTCACCGAGCTGGGGCACGAGCAGGCCGAGGAGCTGGTCGACGCCCTGTCCGGCGACACGATCGACGCCCTGTTCGTCTCGTCCATGGTGCGCACCCACCTGACGGCCGCTCCCCTGGCCGCCGACCGCGGCCTCGAGCCGATCGTGCGCCCCGGGCTGCAGGAGATCTCGGCCGGGGACGTGGAGGGCAACACCGACGAGGCCTCGGTCCACCAGTACGTCTCGACGTTGCTGACCTGGTGCGGCGGCCACCTGGACGTCCGAATGCCGGGAGGCGAGACCGGCGAGGAGGTCATCGCCCGGTTCGACGAGGTCGTCGCCGAGGCCGAGGAGCTCGGGGTGGGCAGCGTGGCGCTGGTGAGCCACGGCGCGATCATCCGGGCCTGGTGCGCCGCGCGAACCCTCAACGTCGACCTCGAGTTCGTCAGCACGCACTACGTCGTCAACACGGGGATCGTCGTCGTCGAGGGCTCGAGCAAGGACGGCTGGGAGGTCACCGCGTGGCTGGGCGAGTCGGTCAGCGAAGCCGCCGCCAGGGGCGTCGCCTCCGACCACAGCCCCGCGGTCGAGCGGGAGGACGCATGA
- a CDS encoding FGGY family carbohydrate kinase: MAKFVGAIDQGTTSTRFMIFDHDGHEVARHQLGHEQIRPQDGWVEHDPHEIWEATQDVVEGALGRAGITADDLAAVGITNQRETVVVWDRRTGEPYCHAIVWQDTRTEATVAGRIRWVLDNVEDVRPDANAGHAILGTMDSWLIWWLTGGPDGGRHVTDVTNAARTMLMDLETLDWDDDLLARLEIPRSMLPEVRSSSEVYGTTSADSPFGGEVPVAGDLADRQAALVGQVCFRPGDLRSSRGAEDLLVLNTGTDVVRSSTGSATTVAYRLGDAPAVYALEAVGGGPDAIDAMVAAAGLDLAVLRVDGTATSDDQSMQVLADVLGVPVSRPVVGETATLGAAYAAGLAVGFWSGTDELVARWKESRRWEPAAGQGKRVD, translated from the coding sequence ATGGCGAAGTTCGTGGGCGCGATCGACCAGGGCACGACCAGCACGCGGTTCATGATCTTCGACCACGACGGGCACGAGGTGGCGCGCCACCAGCTCGGGCACGAGCAGATCCGGCCGCAGGACGGCTGGGTCGAGCACGATCCGCACGAGATCTGGGAGGCGACCCAGGACGTCGTCGAGGGCGCGCTCGGACGGGCCGGGATCACCGCGGACGACCTGGCGGCCGTCGGCATCACGAACCAGCGGGAGACCGTCGTCGTGTGGGACCGGCGCACCGGCGAGCCCTACTGCCACGCGATCGTGTGGCAGGACACCCGCACGGAGGCCACGGTCGCAGGCAGGATCCGGTGGGTCCTCGACAACGTCGAGGACGTCCGTCCCGATGCGAACGCCGGCCACGCGATCCTCGGGACGATGGACAGCTGGCTCATCTGGTGGCTGACGGGCGGTCCCGACGGCGGTCGGCACGTCACGGACGTGACGAACGCCGCCCGCACGATGCTGATGGACCTCGAGACGCTGGACTGGGACGACGACCTGCTCGCGCGGCTCGAGATCCCCCGGTCGATGCTGCCGGAGGTCCGCTCGTCGTCGGAGGTGTACGGCACGACCAGCGCGGACAGCCCGTTCGGCGGGGAGGTGCCCGTCGCGGGGGACCTGGCCGACCGGCAGGCGGCACTGGTCGGCCAGGTGTGCTTCCGGCCCGGTGACCTCCGGAGCAGCCGCGGCGCCGAGGACCTCCTGGTGCTCAACACCGGCACGGACGTCGTCCGGTCGAGCACCGGGTCGGCGACGACCGTGGCGTACCGGCTGGGCGACGCGCCTGCGGTCTACGCGCTCGAGGCGGTCGGTGGCGGTCCGGACGCCATCGACGCGATGGTCGCCGCTGCGGGCCTGGACCTTGCCGTGCTCCGCGTCGACGGGACAGCGACGTCCGACGATCAGTCGATGCAGGTGCTCGCCGACGTCCTCGGCGTCCCGGTCAGCCGTCCCGTCGTCGGAGAGACCGCGACGCTCGGCGCCGCGTACGCCGCGGGACTGGCCGTGGGGTTCTGGTCCGGCACCGACGAGCTGGTCGCCCGGTGGAAGGAGTCGAGGCGTTGGGAGCCGGCGGCCGGCCAGGGGAAGAGGGTCGACTGA
- a CDS encoding DUF4097 family beta strand repeat-containing protein encodes MTDQEVIADYDVRSPASRTLLTVVGTIVFVAVVGGLVLGASVLSRDTKVSTSVVEIGDSAQIVIDAGSADVRIVQGGPDVVRVKARITSGLLKTDFEIGRRGDDIKIASGCKTWLNPGCGVETTVAIPKGFPVVVKTGSGDVAAAGIDEGVLTVRTGSGNISGTALDVDELAADTVSGDISADFRTQPFALKASTRDGNISASLPQGDRTYGVEAKSTSGDVSYAITPDEDGKGFIRAITKSGDISLRLK; translated from the coding sequence ATGACCGACCAGGAGGTCATCGCGGACTACGACGTCCGCTCACCCGCGTCGCGGACGCTGCTGACCGTCGTAGGGACCATCGTGTTCGTCGCCGTCGTCGGCGGGCTCGTGCTGGGCGCATCGGTCCTGAGCCGCGACACCAAGGTCTCGACCAGCGTCGTCGAGATCGGGGACTCCGCACAGATCGTCATCGACGCCGGATCGGCCGACGTGCGCATCGTGCAGGGCGGCCCGGACGTCGTCCGCGTGAAGGCGCGCATCACGAGCGGGCTGCTGAAGACCGACTTCGAGATCGGTCGCCGCGGTGACGACATCAAGATCGCGTCCGGCTGCAAGACCTGGCTCAACCCCGGCTGTGGCGTCGAGACCACGGTCGCGATCCCCAAGGGGTTCCCGGTGGTGGTCAAGACCGGCTCCGGCGACGTGGCAGCCGCCGGCATCGACGAGGGCGTCCTCACGGTCCGCACCGGCAGCGGCAACATCTCCGGCACCGCGCTGGACGTCGACGAGCTCGCCGCCGACACGGTCTCCGGCGACATCTCCGCGGACTTCCGCACGCAACCCTTCGCGCTGAAGGCGAGCACGCGCGACGGCAACATCTCCGCCTCCCTCCCGCAGGGCGACCGGACGTATGGGGTCGAGGCGAAGTCGACCTCCGGCGACGTGTCCTACGCGATCACCCCCGACGAGGACGGCAAGGGCTTCATCCGGGCGATCACCAAGAGCGGCGACATCTCGCTGCGGCTGAAGTGA